The proteins below come from a single Pandoraea apista genomic window:
- a CDS encoding xanthine dehydrogenase family protein molybdopterin-binding subunit translates to MAAGAPASPSRRRWLGGMSLAAGSLLIPISASWVASPEARAAGENLIEINDWIRIDADGTTVLGLSQCEVGQGVYTGLPQVLADELDADWRRVRVEFVTARAAYRTAAANEALQQFVGASMSVTLFYERLRIAGAQAREALVAVAARRFGVRTTNCVTRDGRVMHPQSGRSLGYGELAADAAKLPLNPHPQLKNEAAHALIGKPVPRLDTPSKVDGSAVFGIDVKVPDMLIGAVRMAPTSGGAPLAVRNREEIKARKGVHEVVMAKDAVIVVASDYWRAKTACDALDVEWKAGPAADSKTILAERRAALINGQAGIATNIGDAPGRIAAGGKVVTGEYHTPYIVHATMEPVNATVHVRKDKGEIEVWGPIQGQDKVRWALGGIFKLPPEKVTVHTTFLGGSFGRKYVPDFVIHAAVASAAVGRPVKVIRSREDDTRHGFYRPCASGRFQAVLGHDGLPTALHVRVAGQSLYNVIKKDHYEKAGYDETMLDGLYDLAYAVPNLRVEGIDVPQPNIPVSFMRSVGSTSSVFFLESFIDEMAEAAGIDPIEYRKRLLKHDALATRVIETTVTSAGWQAKAKPGVHRGFGYCTYTGRGAAFSTYVAVAVELRVVGDRFKVERVVCGVDCGRAINPNLIRANIEGGIGFALTNTFKSQITFANGAVEQGNFGDYPLLYLVEMPKIETVIVPSDRPPQGCGEVSLPPMAPAVAQAIRRATGVRARSMPLPQTVAEAKALDREGHA, encoded by the coding sequence ATGGCAGCGGGCGCACCGGCGTCCCCATCTCGACGCCGTTGGCTGGGCGGCATGTCGCTGGCAGCAGGCAGCCTGCTGATTCCGATCTCGGCGTCGTGGGTGGCGAGTCCCGAGGCGCGCGCGGCGGGCGAGAACCTCATCGAGATCAACGACTGGATCCGGATCGATGCCGACGGTACCACCGTGCTGGGGCTGTCGCAATGCGAAGTCGGGCAGGGCGTCTACACCGGCCTGCCGCAGGTCCTTGCCGACGAACTCGATGCCGATTGGCGCCGGGTCCGCGTCGAATTCGTGACGGCGCGCGCCGCCTATCGCACGGCCGCAGCCAACGAGGCGTTGCAACAGTTCGTGGGCGCCTCGATGTCGGTGACGCTGTTCTACGAGCGTTTGCGCATCGCGGGCGCACAGGCACGCGAAGCACTCGTTGCGGTCGCGGCGCGCCGGTTCGGCGTGCGCACGACCAACTGCGTCACGCGCGACGGCCGGGTCATGCATCCGCAGTCGGGGCGTTCGCTGGGCTACGGCGAGCTGGCCGCCGACGCGGCCAAGCTGCCCCTCAATCCGCATCCGCAACTCAAGAACGAGGCGGCGCACGCGCTGATCGGCAAGCCGGTGCCGCGACTCGACACGCCTTCGAAAGTCGACGGCTCGGCGGTCTTCGGGATCGACGTCAAAGTACCCGACATGCTCATCGGTGCCGTGCGCATGGCGCCGACATCGGGCGGCGCACCGCTTGCCGTGCGCAACCGGGAAGAGATCAAGGCGCGCAAGGGCGTGCACGAGGTCGTCATGGCGAAAGACGCCGTCATCGTCGTGGCGAGCGACTACTGGCGTGCGAAGACCGCGTGCGACGCGTTGGATGTCGAGTGGAAAGCCGGTCCGGCGGCAGACAGCAAGACGATTCTGGCAGAGCGCCGTGCTGCATTGATCAATGGTCAGGCGGGGATTGCCACCAACATCGGCGATGCCCCGGGGCGCATCGCTGCCGGTGGCAAGGTCGTGACCGGCGAGTACCACACGCCGTACATCGTCCACGCGACCATGGAACCGGTCAACGCTACCGTGCATGTGCGCAAGGACAAGGGCGAGATAGAAGTCTGGGGGCCGATTCAGGGGCAGGACAAAGTTCGCTGGGCGCTCGGCGGCATCTTCAAATTGCCGCCCGAAAAGGTCACGGTGCATACCACCTTCCTCGGCGGTAGTTTCGGCCGCAAGTACGTGCCCGATTTCGTGATCCATGCGGCGGTGGCATCGGCGGCGGTCGGGCGTCCGGTCAAAGTCATCCGCTCGCGTGAAGACGACACCCGGCACGGCTTCTATCGTCCCTGCGCGTCGGGCCGGTTTCAGGCGGTACTCGGCCACGACGGACTGCCTACGGCATTGCATGTGCGCGTGGCAGGACAGTCGCTTTACAACGTCATCAAGAAAGACCACTACGAGAAGGCCGGCTACGACGAGACCATGCTCGACGGGCTCTACGACCTCGCGTACGCCGTACCGAATCTGCGCGTCGAGGGTATCGACGTGCCGCAGCCGAACATTCCCGTGAGCTTCATGCGCTCCGTCGGCTCTACGTCGAGCGTGTTCTTTCTCGAGAGCTTCATCGACGAGATGGCCGAGGCGGCCGGGATCGATCCCATTGAGTATCGCAAGCGTTTGCTCAAGCACGATGCGCTGGCCACGCGTGTGATCGAGACGACCGTGACATCGGCTGGCTGGCAGGCGAAGGCGAAACCCGGCGTGCATCGCGGCTTCGGTTATTGCACCTATACCGGGCGTGGCGCCGCGTTCTCGACCTACGTGGCGGTGGCCGTGGAACTGCGCGTTGTGGGCGATCGCTTCAAGGTCGAACGTGTGGTATGCGGCGTCGATTGCGGGCGTGCGATCAATCCGAACCTCATCCGCGCCAACATCGAGGGTGGCATCGGGTTCGCGCTGACCAATACATTCAAAAGTCAGATCACGTTCGCCAACGGCGCAGTCGAGCAGGGCAACTTTGGCGACTACCCGCTGTTGTACCTCGTCGAGATGCCGAAAATCGAGACCGTGATCGTGCCTAGCGACCGTCCGCCGCAGGGATGCGGCGAAGTGTCGTTGCCGCCCATGGCGCCGGCAGTGGCGCAGGCCATCCGGCGTGCCACCGGCGTACGGGCGCGGTCCATGCCGTTGCCGCAGACCGTTGCCGAGGCAAAAGCGCTCGACCGGGAGGGGCATGCCTGA
- a CDS encoding XdhC family protein, protein MDGVDAEVLDAVARWQGQGDDVLLATVARTWGSAPRPVGAMMALATCGRVAGSVSGGCIEDDLLAKVVGGFRPGERPHVQTYGLTADEAHRFGLPCGGTLELVIERVTSRSALDVMRDAIGRGELGVRELDLHTGHARVRSDAQPSVFAYTATRLTVPFGPRWRIIVIGDGQLTHHLIRMAVPLGYQVIVCDPRDIHDEPLDTRQRMTHDVPPSAHVTRTREMPDDLILRLRPDGRTAIVALTHDPKLDDMALLEALKSDAFYVGAIGSRRNQASRRERLAMFDLTTTQIERLHGPVGLPLGARTPPEIALAILAEITALRNGMA, encoded by the coding sequence ATGGACGGGGTCGACGCCGAGGTACTCGACGCCGTCGCCCGCTGGCAAGGCCAGGGCGATGACGTGCTGCTCGCGACCGTTGCCCGGACGTGGGGCTCGGCGCCGCGCCCCGTGGGCGCGATGATGGCGCTCGCGACCTGCGGACGCGTCGCCGGGTCGGTTTCGGGGGGCTGCATCGAAGACGATCTGCTTGCCAAAGTGGTGGGCGGATTTCGTCCCGGGGAACGCCCGCATGTGCAGACGTACGGCCTGACGGCCGATGAAGCGCACCGCTTTGGGCTGCCGTGTGGCGGCACCCTCGAATTGGTTATCGAGCGCGTGACGTCGCGCAGCGCGCTCGACGTCATGCGAGACGCCATCGGTCGCGGCGAGCTTGGCGTACGCGAACTCGATCTGCACACCGGGCACGCGCGCGTGCGTAGCGATGCGCAACCCTCGGTGTTCGCCTATACCGCCACGCGGCTTACCGTGCCGTTCGGTCCTCGATGGCGAATCATCGTGATCGGCGACGGGCAGCTGACGCACCACCTTATCCGCATGGCGGTACCGCTCGGATATCAGGTCATCGTCTGCGATCCACGCGACATTCACGACGAGCCGCTCGACACAAGGCAGCGCATGACGCACGACGTTCCCCCGAGCGCTCACGTCACGCGTACGCGAGAAATGCCGGACGACTTGATCTTGCGTCTGCGTCCCGATGGCCGCACGGCCATCGTTGCGCTCACACATGATCCGAAGCTCGACGACATGGCGTTGCTTGAAGCGCTCAAGTCCGACGCCTTCTATGTCGGTGCGATTGGCTCGCGCCGCAACCAGGCGTCGCGGCGCGAGCGTCTGGCGATGTTCGATCTGACCACCACGCAGATCGAACGTTTGCATGGCCCCGTCGGCTTGCCTCTCGGCGCACGCACACCGCCGGAAATTGCACTCGCGATTCTGGCGGAGATCACGGCGTTGAGAAACGGTATGGCATGA
- a CDS encoding porin, with product MKHKVWLAMALTLGAGCAKADGLQIYGILDNSLEYLSNAGTGANGSKQSLFRVSNGSQAPNRFGFKGSEDLGGGLKAIMQLEAGFNLDSGQLQQGGRMFGRQAYVGLQNEWGAVTVGRQKNLIYDAFLELDPLSYYSYSLPALDAQFVGKADNSIKYAGNFNGFKVAGLFSTGYDATITNGGQVPGEWRVGKEYSVSMGYGNGPFNMSLVYDQQQGTSVATQGATTQRVAAGASYAVGNFKPYVGYQWYLSSVPGVAGRNELYFAGLQYRPVTEVILSGAIYYNNITSANQHPYLLAANAAYLLSKRTQLFAQVGFARNQNHSNLGVTGYGLTIVPGSNQLGVAVGLAHYF from the coding sequence ATGAAACACAAGGTCTGGCTGGCAATGGCGTTGACGCTTGGGGCGGGTTGCGCCAAAGCGGATGGTTTGCAAATCTACGGCATTCTGGACAACAGTCTGGAGTACCTCAGCAATGCGGGGACGGGGGCAAATGGCAGCAAGCAGTCGCTCTTTCGCGTGAGCAACGGGTCGCAGGCGCCCAATCGGTTTGGTTTCAAAGGATCGGAAGATCTTGGTGGTGGCTTGAAGGCGATCATGCAGCTCGAAGCGGGTTTCAATCTCGACTCCGGGCAGCTTCAGCAGGGTGGGCGGATGTTCGGCCGTCAGGCGTATGTTGGTTTGCAGAACGAGTGGGGTGCCGTCACCGTTGGCCGTCAAAAGAACCTGATCTACGACGCGTTCCTGGAACTCGATCCGTTGTCTTACTACAGCTACTCGCTGCCGGCGCTGGATGCGCAATTCGTTGGGAAGGCTGATAACTCGATCAAGTACGCGGGGAACTTCAACGGCTTCAAGGTGGCCGGTTTGTTTTCGACCGGGTACGACGCCACGATTACGAATGGTGGGCAGGTGCCGGGCGAGTGGCGTGTTGGCAAGGAGTACAGCGTGTCGATGGGGTATGGAAACGGGCCGTTCAACATGTCGCTCGTCTACGACCAGCAGCAGGGCACCTCTGTCGCGACGCAGGGCGCTACGACGCAGCGAGTGGCGGCGGGTGCCAGCTACGCTGTGGGCAACTTCAAACCGTACGTTGGTTACCAGTGGTATCTGAGTAGCGTGCCGGGCGTGGCAGGGCGTAACGAACTGTACTTCGCGGGGTTGCAATACCGCCCGGTCACGGAGGTGATTCTGTCCGGTGCGATTTACTACAACAACATCACGTCGGCGAATCAGCATCCGTACCTGTTGGCGGCGAACGCGGCGTACCTGCTTTCCAAGCGCACGCAACTTTTTGCTCAGGTTGGATTCGCGCGAAACCAGAACCACTCGAATCTGGGTGTGACTGGTTATGGTTTGACGATCGTGCCGGGCAGCAATCAGCTAGGCGTGGCCGTAGGCCTTGCGCATTACTTCTAA
- a CDS encoding HutD family protein, producing the protein MKLQALGPADFLKMPWKNGQGVTTELAVARRVDGDGFDWRISTATVAAPGPFSEFAGIDRSLAIVRGGTLTLNVEGRPDATLTTHTPPYAFEGELSVTSTPVLEAAGVPIDDFNVMTRRSGWQHTLAQHRLDGEALTWALPTEAHAVAFLYCAHGQVQVTFGDGRAVAIPEGHALRIDDGGGHACELRAGASFADVFLTTLSRR; encoded by the coding sequence ATGAAACTGCAAGCGCTCGGCCCGGCCGATTTTCTGAAGATGCCGTGGAAGAACGGCCAGGGCGTGACGACGGAACTGGCGGTAGCGCGTCGCGTAGACGGCGACGGCTTCGACTGGCGGATCAGCACGGCGACCGTCGCTGCGCCGGGGCCATTCTCCGAGTTCGCCGGCATTGACCGTTCGCTGGCGATTGTCCGGGGCGGCACGCTCACGCTCAATGTCGAGGGCCGTCCGGACGCCACGCTCACCACACACACGCCTCCCTACGCGTTTGAAGGGGAGTTGAGTGTGACGAGCACGCCGGTGCTGGAGGCGGCTGGCGTGCCCATCGACGACTTCAACGTCATGACGCGTCGCTCCGGCTGGCAGCACACGTTGGCGCAGCATCGTCTCGATGGCGAAGCCCTGACCTGGGCGCTGCCGACGGAGGCCCACGCCGTTGCCTTCCTTTACTGTGCGCACGGGCAAGTGCAGGTGACATTCGGCGATGGTCGGGCCGTGGCGATTCCCGAGGGGCACGCGCTTCGCATCGACGACGGTGGCGGTCACGCCTGTGAGCTGCGTGCCGGCGCCAGCTTCGCCGACGTCTTCCTGACGACACTTTCGCGACGTTGA
- a CDS encoding Fis family transcriptional regulator has protein sequence MSKTNIEQCVRDSLDSYFRDLDGARPHDVYDMVVSVVEKPLLEFVLGKADGNQSLAAEYLGINRNTLRKKLQQHGLL, from the coding sequence ATGAGCAAAACAAACATAGAACAATGCGTGCGCGACAGTCTGGATTCGTATTTCCGCGATCTGGATGGCGCACGGCCACACGATGTCTACGATATGGTCGTCTCGGTCGTTGAGAAGCCGCTGCTCGAGTTCGTGCTCGGCAAGGCCGACGGCAACCAGTCGCTCGCCGCCGAATATCTGGGAATCAATCGCAACACGCTGCGCAAGAAGTTGCAGCAGCACGGCTTGCTGTAA
- a CDS encoding AraC family transcriptional regulator, translating into MDPLSDVLSDLRADAVVTGRFTFGAPWSLRKPALDGAPFRTAMGEPFYLVVAGMAPVRVEPGDCVLLPHGHEHIMCSSLDETPIAFEQLMSAQGIEPRLDTPLAFRAGGEGPVSDLYTGVVMFRERVRNPLLASLPPLIHIRAGDPAVPALLTTTIAGFIEESMQRGAGWRVAVARLADVLFVQILRAYLSANGGAATHWLRGMTDPQLGRSIASMHEAPQRPWTVEQLADIAGMSRSKFCLRFRDLVGESPMSYLTKHRMYLAAERLAGAGERIADVADAVGYASEKAFTRAFRRCYGLPPREYLRSCELGR; encoded by the coding sequence ATGGATCCGCTAAGCGACGTTCTCAGCGACCTGCGTGCCGACGCGGTCGTTACGGGCCGATTCACGTTCGGTGCGCCGTGGTCGCTGCGCAAGCCTGCGCTCGACGGCGCACCGTTTCGCACGGCGATGGGTGAGCCGTTCTATCTTGTGGTGGCCGGAATGGCGCCGGTACGTGTTGAGCCGGGCGACTGCGTGCTGTTGCCCCACGGACATGAACACATCATGTGTTCGTCGCTCGACGAGACACCGATCGCTTTCGAGCAATTGATGTCGGCGCAGGGTATCGAGCCGAGGCTCGATACGCCGCTTGCGTTTCGCGCCGGCGGCGAGGGGCCGGTCAGCGATCTCTACACTGGCGTGGTGATGTTTCGTGAACGCGTGCGCAATCCCTTACTCGCTTCGCTGCCGCCGTTGATTCACATTCGTGCGGGGGACCCTGCGGTTCCTGCATTGCTGACCACGACCATTGCCGGGTTCATCGAAGAGTCGATGCAACGCGGTGCCGGGTGGCGGGTCGCTGTCGCGCGTCTGGCAGACGTGCTGTTCGTCCAGATTCTGCGTGCGTATCTGAGCGCGAACGGCGGGGCCGCCACGCATTGGTTGCGCGGCATGACCGACCCGCAACTCGGGCGCAGCATCGCCTCGATGCATGAAGCGCCGCAACGGCCGTGGACGGTCGAGCAACTGGCGGACATTGCCGGCATGTCGCGCTCAAAGTTCTGTCTGCGCTTTCGCGACCTCGTGGGCGAGTCGCCGATGTCGTATCTCACCAAGCACCGCATGTATCTGGCCGCCGAGCGTCTGGCGGGCGCGGGTGAGCGCATTGCCGATGTCGCGGATGCCGTCGGCTATGCCTCCGAGAAAGCCTTCACCCGCGCTTTTCGCCGTTGTTACGGCCTGCCTCCGCGCGAATACCTCCGAAGCTGCGAACTGGGTCGCTAG
- the purH gene encoding bifunctional phosphoribosylaminoimidazolecarboxamide formyltransferase/IMP cyclohydrolase, producing the protein MIKQALISVSDKTGIVDFAKSLAAQGVSILSTGGTAKLLAEAGLKVTEVADYTGFPEMLDGRVKTLHPKVHGGILARRDLPEHMAALEKHDIPTIDLLVVNLYPFVQTIARDDCSLEDAIENIDIGGPTMLRSAAKNHRDVTVIVDPADYAVVLDEMKANGNTVGYATNFRLATKVFAHTAQYDGAITNYLTSLGDSLRHSERSAYPATLNLAYTKVQDMRYGENPHQSAAFYRDIVTPEGSLANYRQLQGKELSYNNIADADAAWECVKTFDAPACVIIKHANPCGVAIAATPADAYAKAFQTDPTSAFGGIIAFNREVDEAAAQSVAKQFVEVLLAPSFTDAAKQIFAAKQNVRLLEVPLGNGVNQYDFKRVGGGLLVQSPDAKNVAPHELRVVTKRHPTPKEMDDLLFAWRVAKYVKSNAIVFCAGGMTLGVGAGQMSRVDSARIASIKAQNAGLSLNGSAVASDAFFPFRDGLDVVVDAGATCVIHPGGSMRDEEVIAAADERNVAMLMTGTRHFRH; encoded by the coding sequence ATGATCAAGCAAGCTCTCATTTCCGTCTCCGACAAGACCGGTATCGTCGACTTTGCCAAGTCGCTCGCTGCCCAGGGTGTGTCGATCCTCTCCACCGGCGGCACCGCCAAACTTCTGGCCGAGGCCGGCCTGAAGGTGACCGAAGTGGCCGACTACACCGGCTTCCCGGAAATGCTCGACGGGCGCGTGAAAACGCTGCATCCGAAGGTTCACGGCGGCATTCTGGCCCGGCGCGATCTGCCCGAGCACATGGCCGCGCTCGAGAAGCATGACATTCCGACGATCGACCTGCTGGTGGTCAATCTGTACCCGTTCGTACAGACCATCGCCCGCGATGATTGCTCGCTCGAAGACGCCATCGAGAACATCGACATCGGCGGCCCGACTATGCTGCGCTCGGCGGCGAAGAATCACCGCGATGTCACCGTGATCGTCGATCCGGCCGACTACGCCGTGGTGCTCGACGAAATGAAGGCGAACGGCAACACGGTCGGCTACGCCACGAACTTCCGTCTGGCCACCAAGGTGTTCGCACACACCGCGCAGTACGACGGCGCGATCACGAACTACCTCACGAGCCTTGGCGACTCGCTGCGCCACAGCGAGCGCTCCGCTTACCCGGCCACGCTGAATCTCGCGTACACGAAGGTGCAGGACATGCGCTACGGCGAGAACCCGCACCAGAGCGCGGCGTTCTACCGCGACATCGTGACGCCGGAAGGCTCGCTCGCGAACTATCGCCAGCTTCAGGGCAAGGAACTGTCGTACAACAACATCGCCGATGCCGATGCGGCCTGGGAATGCGTGAAGACGTTCGACGCTCCCGCTTGCGTCATCATCAAACACGCGAACCCGTGTGGCGTGGCCATCGCCGCCACGCCGGCCGACGCCTACGCCAAAGCCTTCCAGACCGACCCGACATCGGCTTTCGGCGGCATCATCGCCTTCAACCGCGAAGTCGACGAAGCCGCTGCGCAATCGGTGGCCAAGCAATTCGTGGAGGTGCTGCTCGCGCCGTCGTTCACCGACGCCGCCAAGCAAATCTTCGCCGCCAAACAAAATGTGCGTCTGCTGGAAGTCCCGCTGGGCAACGGCGTGAATCAATACGACTTCAAACGCGTGGGCGGTGGTCTGCTGGTTCAATCGCCCGACGCCAAGAACGTCGCCCCGCACGAGCTGCGCGTGGTGACAAAGCGTCATCCGACGCCGAAGGAAATGGACGACCTGCTGTTCGCATGGCGCGTGGCAAAGTACGTGAAATCTAACGCCATCGTGTTCTGCGCCGGCGGCATGACACTGGGCGTCGGTGCAGGCCAGATGAGCCGCGTCGACTCGGCTCGTATCGCCAGCATCAAGGCGCAAAACGCCGGTCTGTCACTGAACGGCTCGGCCGTGGCATCGGACGCGTTCTTCCCATTCCGTGACGGCCTCGACGTCGTGGTCGACGCAGGCGCCACCTGTGTGATCCACCCGGGCGGCTCGATGCGCGACGAGGAAGTCATCGCCGCAGCCGACGAACGCAACGTCGCAATGCTGATGACAGGCACGCGCCACTTCCGTCACTAA
- a CDS encoding (2Fe-2S)-binding protein, with amino-acid sequence MEFQLNGRPFAFDGDDDTPLLWVIRDAAGLTGTKYGCGIGACGACTVHVDGVATRTCVLPVSAVAGKRITTIEALSPTRSHPIQQAWIAKDVPQCGYCQSGMVMAAAALLDKHPQPTDAQIDEAMTNLCRCATYHRIREAIHVAAKR; translated from the coding sequence ATGGAATTCCAACTCAACGGGCGGCCCTTCGCCTTCGATGGCGATGACGACACGCCTTTGCTGTGGGTCATTCGCGACGCCGCAGGACTGACCGGCACCAAGTACGGCTGCGGCATTGGCGCTTGCGGTGCCTGCACGGTGCATGTCGACGGCGTAGCCACACGCACGTGCGTGCTGCCGGTCTCGGCCGTGGCGGGCAAGCGCATCACCACCATCGAAGCATTGTCGCCGACGCGCTCGCATCCGATTCAGCAAGCCTGGATCGCCAAAGACGTGCCGCAGTGCGGCTACTGCCAGTCCGGCATGGTGATGGCGGCGGCGGCGCTGCTCGACAAGCATCCGCAGCCGACCGACGCTCAGATCGACGAAGCGATGACCAACCTCTGCCGTTGCGCGACCTATCACCGTATCCGGGAGGCAATCCATGTCGCAGCAAAGCGCTGA
- the dusB gene encoding tRNA dihydrouridine synthase DusB, with protein sequence MRIGPHELRNNLFVAPMAGVTDRPFRQLCKRLGAGYAVSEMVASNAQLWKSEKTMRRANHAGEVAPISVQIAGADPAMMAEAARYNVERGAQIIDINMGCPAKKVCNVAAGSALLQNEPLVARIVSAVVGAVGDVVPVTLKIRTGWDREHKNALTVARIAEDCGISMLTVHGRTRADLYHGDAEYETIAAVKAAARIPIVANGDIATAQKAKHVLEVTGADAIMIGRAAQGRPWLFRDIELFLATGEIALPPRVDEIQQIMNEHLEDHYEFYGEYTGVRTARKHIAWYSRGLPGAATFRQRMNTLDTTQEQLAAVNEFFEQQKAHSDRLCYEQESPRELLAA encoded by the coding sequence GTGCGTATTGGCCCCCACGAACTCCGCAATAACCTGTTTGTCGCTCCCATGGCGGGCGTGACGGATCGGCCGTTCCGCCAGTTGTGCAAACGACTCGGCGCGGGTTATGCCGTCTCCGAGATGGTGGCGTCGAACGCACAGCTCTGGAAAAGCGAGAAGACGATGCGCCGCGCGAATCACGCGGGCGAAGTCGCCCCGATCTCGGTGCAAATTGCGGGTGCCGACCCGGCCATGATGGCTGAGGCCGCCCGCTATAACGTGGAACGCGGCGCGCAGATCATCGACATCAACATGGGCTGCCCGGCCAAGAAGGTGTGCAACGTCGCCGCCGGCTCGGCCCTGCTGCAAAACGAGCCGCTCGTCGCGCGTATCGTGTCCGCCGTCGTCGGCGCCGTGGGCGACGTGGTACCGGTCACGCTCAAGATTCGCACGGGCTGGGATCGCGAACACAAGAACGCCCTCACGGTCGCGCGAATCGCCGAAGACTGCGGCATCAGCATGCTCACGGTTCACGGCCGCACCCGCGCCGACCTGTATCACGGCGACGCCGAGTACGAGACCATTGCCGCAGTGAAAGCCGCCGCGCGCATTCCGATCGTCGCCAACGGCGATATCGCCACGGCGCAGAAAGCGAAGCATGTGCTGGAAGTCACGGGGGCAGACGCCATCATGATCGGCCGTGCCGCGCAGGGACGCCCGTGGCTATTCCGCGACATCGAACTCTTCCTCGCGACGGGCGAGATCGCTTTGCCGCCGCGCGTCGACGAGATCCAGCAGATCATGAACGAACACCTCGAAGACCATTACGAGTTTTACGGGGAGTACACCGGTGTGCGGACCGCGCGGAAACATATCGCGTGGTATTCGCGTGGCCTGCCGGGGGCAGCCACGTTCCGCCAGCGTATGAATACGCTCGACACCACGCAGGAACAGTTGGCTGCGGTCAACGAGTTTTTCGAACAGCAGAAGGCGCACTCGGACCGTCTCTGCTATGAACAAGAATCGCCGAGGGAGCTATTAGCCGCATGA
- the pepP gene encoding Xaa-Pro aminopeptidase: MSDSPYRARRERVIEQMRKAGGGVAILPTAPEVPRNRDSDYPYRHDSYFYYLSGFTEPEAVVVLDSRTGHSILFCRAKNEEREIWDGYRYGPDAARETFGFDAAYPIDEIDTRLPQLLADAPALFYALGASAQQDRQVRHWLNTVRAQSRTGVSAPSAARDVRAILDEMRLVKDSVELDIMARAGKISADAHIRAMKTSRPGLREYHLEAELLYEFRRNGSQFPAYGSIVATGANATVLHYRAGDTELRDGDLCLIDAACELDGYASDITRTFPVNGKFTPAQRELYDIVLASQQAAIDATRAGVRFDAPHDAAVRVLAQGMLDTGLLKRDVAGSLDDVIANKSFSRFYMHRTGHWIGMDVHDCGEYREDGPNGERPWRTLAPNMVMTVEPGIYVRPAPDIDERYWNIGIRIEDDAVVTANGCTLLTRDVPVDADEIEALMRG; the protein is encoded by the coding sequence ATGTCTGATTCCCCGTACCGTGCCCGCCGCGAGCGAGTCATCGAACAGATGCGCAAGGCCGGTGGCGGCGTCGCCATTCTGCCGACGGCGCCCGAGGTACCGCGCAACCGCGACAGCGACTACCCCTACCGGCACGACAGCTATTTCTATTACCTGTCTGGCTTTACGGAACCCGAAGCAGTTGTCGTGCTCGATAGCCGCACGGGTCACTCGATCCTGTTCTGCCGTGCGAAGAACGAAGAGCGCGAGATCTGGGACGGCTATCGCTACGGCCCCGACGCCGCACGCGAGACCTTCGGTTTCGACGCCGCCTACCCCATCGACGAGATCGACACACGCCTGCCCCAGTTGCTGGCCGACGCACCGGCGCTCTTCTATGCCCTCGGCGCTTCCGCCCAGCAGGACCGGCAGGTGCGTCACTGGCTGAACACGGTACGTGCGCAGAGCCGCACGGGCGTGTCGGCGCCGTCCGCCGCACGCGATGTCCGCGCGATTCTCGACGAGATGCGTCTGGTCAAGGACAGCGTCGAACTCGACATCATGGCGCGCGCCGGCAAGATTTCAGCCGACGCTCACATCCGCGCGATGAAAACGTCGCGTCCCGGTTTGCGTGAATACCATCTCGAGGCCGAATTGCTGTACGAATTCCGCCGCAACGGCTCGCAATTCCCCGCCTATGGCTCGATTGTCGCCACGGGTGCCAACGCGACGGTGCTGCACTACCGCGCGGGCGACACCGAGTTGCGCGACGGCGATCTGTGCCTGATCGACGCGGCGTGTGAACTCGACGGCTACGCGTCGGACATCACGCGCACGTTCCCGGTGAACGGGAAGTTCACCCCGGCGCAGCGTGAGCTGTACGACATTGTGCTCGCCTCGCAACAAGCCGCCATCGACGCCACCCGCGCCGGTGTGCGCTTCGATGCGCCCCACGACGCCGCCGTGCGCGTACTTGCGCAGGGCATGCTCGATACCGGCCTGCTCAAGCGCGATGTGGCCGGCAGCCTCGACGACGTGATCGCCAACAAGTCGTTCAGCCGCTTCTACATGCACCGTACGGGGCACTGGATCGGCATGGACGTGCACGATTGCGGCGAGTACCGCGAAGATGGTCCGAATGGCGAACGCCCGTGGCGCACGCTGGCCCCGAACATGGTGATGACCGTCGAGCCGGGCATTTACGTGCGCCCGGCGCCCGACATCGACGAGCGCTACTGGAACATCGGCATTCGTATCGAAGACGACGCGGTTGTGACCGCAAACGGCTGCACGCTGCTCACGCGCGACGTGCCGGTCGACGCCGACGAGATCGAAGCCCTGATGCGCGGCTGA